TCCAGCCACCAGTGAAGTCTTCTTGATGAAGTTTCGTCTTGTTTTCATGTATATGTATCAACATCCCTCCAAGGGTTCAAAACCCTTAGAGGGTTAGTTATCTAACTCAAAATATCTTTGACCACATGGCCGTGCACATCCGTCAAGCGGAAACGGCGACCCTGATGCTTGTAGGTCAATCGCTCGTGATCCACTCCCATCAGGTGCATCATCGTCGCATGAAAATCGTGTACATGTACTGGGTCTTTCACTACGTTGTAGCTAAAATCGTCCGTCTCTCCATGCGTATATCCTGCTTTGACTCCTGCTCCAGCCATCCACATGGTAAAGCACTTTGGGTGGTGGTCACGCCCATAATTGTTGGGAGTCAGCTGTCCCTGTGAATAGACCGTACGACCGAACTCGCCTCCCCATACCACTAAGGTATCCTCTAGCATTCCTCGTTGCTTGAGGTCTTTGATCAGGGCTGCTGTCGCTTGATCTGTGGTCTGACACTGATGTTTGATTCCACCGGGCAGATTGAGGTGCTGGTCCCACCCTCTGTGATAGAGTTGTACAAATTTGACGTCCTTCTCTAGCAAGCGACGCGCCATCAGGCAATTGGCGGCATAGGTTCCAGGATCACGACTGTCTTTGCCATACATCTCAAAGATATGATCTGGTTCGTCCGACATGTCCGTCACTTCGGGCACAGAAGTCTGCATACGGAAGGCCATCTCGTACTGTGCGATACGTGCGCTAATTTCTGGATCGGCATACGCCGAATGTTGCACTTCGTTGAGTTCTTTGAGGTACTTGAGCATCTCCCCGCGATCCTGTTGGTCATAGTTTTCAGGGTTGGTCAAGTAGAGCACAGGGTCTTTGCCTGAGCGAAACTGCACCCCTTGATGCTCTGTAGGAAGGAACCCATTGCCCCAAAGGCGAGAGTAGAGCGGCTGCCCTCCACTATTTTTGGACACCAATACGATGAACGAAGGCAGGTTCTTGTTGTCCGAACCCAATCCATAACTCATCCACGAACCAATCGATGGTCGCCCAGGCAATTGATGGCCCGTTTGAAAAAACGTAATCGCAGGATCATGATTGATCTGCTCGGTGTACATCGATTTGATGAAACAAAGATCATCGACCACTTCTGCGGTATGTGGCATCAACTCACTGACCCAAGCACGAGACTCCCCATATTGATCAAACTTGTAGGCTGACGGAGCAATAGGCAAAGACGACTGCTGCGCACTCATGGCTGTCAATCGCTGGCCCTGGCGTACGGATGCAGGGAGTTCTTTGCCAAACATATCGACCAATTTGGGCTTGTAATCGAAAGTCTCAAACTGCGAGGGACCTCCACTCTGAAAGAGGTAAACCACTCGCTT
The DNA window shown above is from Reichenbachiella sp. 5M10 and carries:
- a CDS encoding DUF1501 domain-containing protein; amino-acid sequence: MCDHKPIRSNNKDLQKVERKMDRRNFLTKTSMGLGAAALGSLLGAERLFANATSPTFDGGLGDLPHFFPKAKRVVYLFQSGGPSQFETFDYKPKLVDMFGKELPASVRQGQRLTAMSAQQSSLPIAPSAYKFDQYGESRAWVSELMPHTAEVVDDLCFIKSMYTEQINHDPAITFFQTGHQLPGRPSIGSWMSYGLGSDNKNLPSFIVLVSKNSGGQPLYSRLWGNGFLPTEHQGVQFRSGKDPVLYLTNPENYDQQDRGEMLKYLKELNEVQHSAYADPEISARIAQYEMAFRMQTSVPEVTDMSDEPDHIFEMYGKDSRDPGTYAANCLMARRLLEKDVKFVQLYHRGWDQHLNLPGGIKHQCQTTDQATAALIKDLKQRGMLEDTLVVWGGEFGRTVYSQGQLTPNNYGRDHHPKCFTMWMAGAGVKAGYTHGETDDFSYNVVKDPVHVHDFHATMMHLMGVDHERLTYKHQGRRFRLTDVHGHVVKDILS